A genomic stretch from Caldicellulosiruptoraceae bacterium PP1 includes:
- the hslO gene encoding Hsp33 family molecular chaperone HslO: protein MSKVIRAITKDRKAILFVMDSTDIVEQATTIHNLPPIPAAALGRLLTAASMMGLMLKSEDHTVSLQIQCNGVLRGLVAVADSQGNVKGYVKNKEVITEINKLGKLNVKGAIGNGTLTVIKDLKLKEPYIGQIQLVSGEIAEDITHYFAISEQTPSAVALGVLIDKDLKIVSAGGMIIQLLPDADNKFIELVEQRIRGLSNFSKILKEKDVDTIAKDIFEDIDYEILNEYNPTYKCDCSYEKAKTLITLLNDDEINDQEDIEIVCSFCEKKYIISREEAIKIKNIEKNEEK, encoded by the coding sequence ATGTCTAAAGTGATTAGAGCAATTACAAAAGATAGAAAAGCTATATTATTTGTTATGGATTCTACTGATATTGTTGAACAAGCTACTACTATACATAATTTACCCCCCATTCCTGCAGCTGCATTAGGAAGGCTTCTAACAGCTGCTTCGATGATGGGGTTAATGCTAAAATCTGAAGACCATACAGTAAGTCTTCAAATTCAATGTAACGGTGTTTTAAGAGGTTTAGTAGCAGTAGCTGATTCACAAGGAAATGTAAAAGGGTATGTAAAAAACAAAGAAGTTATTACAGAAATAAATAAATTAGGTAAGCTTAATGTCAAAGGAGCAATAGGTAATGGGACTTTAACAGTTATAAAAGACCTAAAGCTAAAAGAACCATATATAGGACAGATACAATTAGTATCTGGCGAAATTGCCGAAGATATAACACATTATTTTGCTATATCAGAACAAACTCCATCGGCAGTAGCTTTAGGTGTTTTAATTGATAAGGATTTAAAAATTGTTTCAGCTGGAGGAATGATAATACAACTATTACCTGATGCAGATAATAAATTTATTGAGTTAGTTGAACAAAGAATAAGAGGGCTAAGTAATTTTTCTAAGATTTTAAAAGAAAAAGATGTTGATACTATAGCAAAAGATATTTTTGAAGATATTGATTATGAAATTTTAAATGAATATAACCCAACTTACAAATGTGATTGCTCATATGAAAAAGCAAAAACATTAATTACACTTTTAAATGATGATGAGATAAATGATCAAGAAGATATTGAAATAGTATGTAGTTTCTGTGAAAAAAAATATATTATTTCGAGAGAAGAAGCAATTAAAATAAAAAACATTGAGAAAAACGAAGAAAAATAA
- a CDS encoding DUF402 domain-containing protein, with translation MKIIRKRYIPEEEIDISGDIILFHNEDILITKWLPIHKRQDIVNGMSCLFFKEGIKISKMYNSDNRLLYTYCDIVRTNIKDDTLIIEDLLLDVVIYPDKTYKVLDIDELIELRKNNKISEDLMLEALSKLNYLLNDIYNGFTLDVLEKRFWEV, from the coding sequence TTGAAGATTATTAGAAAACGATATATTCCTGAAGAGGAAATTGATATTTCAGGAGATATTATACTTTTCCATAATGAAGATATACTTATTACAAAATGGCTACCTATTCATAAAAGACAGGATATTGTTAACGGAATGTCCTGCCTTTTTTTTAAAGAAGGTATTAAAATAAGTAAAATGTATAATTCTGACAACAGGTTACTTTACACATATTGTGATATTGTAAGAACAAATATAAAGGATGATACATTAATAATTGAAGATTTATTGTTAGATGTAGTTATTTATCCAGATAAAACCTATAAAGTGTTAGACATTGATGAATTAATTGAATTAAGGAAAAATAATAAAATATCTGAGGATTTAATGCTTGAAGCATTATCTAAACTAAACTATTTATTAAATGATATTTATAATGGATTTACACTTGATGTGTTAGAAAAAAGATTTTGGGAGGTATAA
- a CDS encoding cold-shock protein, translated as MRGKVKWFNPDKGYGFINTENGEDIFVHFSSIDMEGYKTLAEGQLVEFDIVKGDKGNQAVNVRKVK; from the coding sequence ATGCGTGGAAAAGTAAAGTGGTTTAACCCAGATAAAGGGTATGGATTTATTAACACTGAGAATGGAGAAGATATCTTTGTTCATTTTTCATCAATTGATATGGAAGGATATAAAACATTAGCTGAAGGGCAATTAGTAGAATTTGATATTGTAAAAGGTGATAAAGGTAATCAGGCTGTTAATGTTAGAAAAGTAAAATAA
- a CDS encoding DUF512 domain-containing protein, protein MLKVTNVKKGSLAEKIGINLGDYIISINNIQIYDLLDYMYASYNKDIEIIYIKENTTFKKFIRKKEYQDLGIEFEDLVDKIRGCENKCIFCFIDQLPKGLRDTLYIKDDDSRLSLLTGNYITLTNLKDKDFEKIIKYHISPLKISVHTTNPELRVFMLKNKRAALIKEQLKQLSYHGIEFDTQIVLVKNVNDGKELKNTIEDLSTFFPNIKSISVVPVGLTKYRENLYDIKPFDKESSLEIINTIEMYQRIFLKKYGTRLVYAADEFFINAGLEIKSVSSYEDFRQIENGVGMVSLFIHQFKNTLSKLKGNSNIKKELSIATGQSAYNFLKCLLTEFNKKYQNINIKLYCIENKFFGNSVTVSGLLTGQDIIEQLKNKELGSYLLLPDNCINYDQKFLDDVTVRELENQLNIPIFFVPNNGRKLIYYILKGGENS, encoded by the coding sequence ATGCTCAAAGTCACAAACGTCAAAAAAGGCAGTTTAGCAGAAAAAATAGGTATTAATTTAGGAGATTATATAATTTCAATAAATAATATTCAAATATATGATTTGTTAGATTATATGTATGCATCATATAATAAAGATATAGAAATTATTTATATTAAAGAGAACACAACATTCAAAAAATTTATTAGGAAAAAAGAGTATCAAGATTTGGGAATTGAGTTTGAAGATTTAGTTGATAAAATTAGAGGTTGTGAAAATAAATGTATTTTTTGCTTTATCGATCAGCTTCCAAAAGGTTTAAGAGATACTTTATATATTAAGGATGACGATTCAAGGCTATCGCTTCTTACAGGGAACTATATAACTTTAACAAATTTAAAAGATAAAGATTTTGAAAAAATTATAAAATACCACATAAGTCCATTAAAGATTTCTGTGCATACAACTAACCCTGAATTAAGAGTATTTATGCTAAAAAATAAAAGAGCAGCTTTGATAAAAGAGCAACTTAAACAGCTATCATATCATGGCATTGAATTTGATACGCAAATAGTTTTAGTAAAAAATGTTAATGACGGTAAAGAACTCAAGAACACTATTGAAGATCTTTCAACTTTTTTTCCAAATATAAAGAGTATTTCTGTTGTCCCAGTTGGGCTTACAAAGTATAGAGAAAATTTGTATGATATTAAGCCCTTTGATAAAGAATCTTCGCTTGAAATAATAAATACGATTGAAATGTATCAAAGAATATTTTTAAAAAAATATGGCACCAGATTAGTTTATGCAGCAGATGAATTTTTTATAAATGCTGGGTTGGAAATTAAATCAGTTTCTTCTTATGAAGATTTCAGACAAATAGAAAACGGAGTTGGAATGGTTTCTTTGTTTATACATCAATTTAAAAATACTTTAAGTAAATTAAAAGGTAATAGTAATATTAAAAAAGAATTAAGTATTGCAACAGGCCAAAGTGCTTATAATTTTTTAAAATGTTTACTAACTGAATTTAATAAAAAATATCAAAATATTAATATAAAATTATATTGTATTGAAAATAAATTTTTTGGTAATTCTGTAACAGTATCTGGACTTTTAACTGGACAAGATATAATTGAACAACTTAAGAATAAAGAATTAGGTAGCTATTTACTATTACCAGATAATTGTATTAACTATGACCAAAAATTTTTAGATGATGTAACTGTTAGAGAATTAGAAAATCAACTTAACATCCCTATATTTTTTGTACCAAATAATGGAAGAAAATTGATATACTATATTTTAAAAGGTGGTGAAAATTCATGA
- the pfkB gene encoding 1-phosphofructokinase, giving the protein MKHILTVTLNPAIDKTITLEKFNLGTLNRVKEIKIDPGGKGINVAKVLKKFGMNVLATGLIAGKQGQLLLDYLNKANINNDFFIIEGETRTNIKIFDEHTSTITEINEQGFYVNEKDIEKFIDKFTKLLDNTSLLILSGSLPLGLDSKIYYELIQIANKKGVYTILDADGDALRYGINGIPYAIKPNINELNGLFNVNLQDSRDIIKVSKQLIELGIKIILVSNSEKGAYLITTANAYKINTFRIDCKSSVGAGDSMVATLAYCLINNFNIFEIAKWVTAAGTITASKPGTEVCSIEEVKKSLDLINVEDLSCWL; this is encoded by the coding sequence GTGAAACATATATTAACTGTTACATTAAACCCAGCTATTGATAAAACAATTACTTTAGAGAAATTTAACTTAGGTACACTAAATAGAGTGAAAGAAATTAAAATTGATCCTGGCGGAAAAGGAATAAATGTTGCAAAAGTTCTTAAAAAGTTTGGAATGAATGTTTTAGCAACAGGATTGATAGCAGGTAAACAGGGGCAATTGTTATTAGACTACTTAAACAAAGCTAATATTAATAATGATTTTTTTATAATAGAAGGTGAAACTCGAACAAATATAAAGATATTTGATGAACATACAAGTACAATTACAGAAATAAATGAACAAGGATTTTATGTAAATGAAAAAGATATAGAAAAGTTTATTGATAAATTTACTAAACTACTTGATAACACATCTTTGTTAATATTAAGCGGCAGTTTGCCACTAGGATTAGACAGTAAAATTTATTATGAATTAATTCAAATTGCAAATAAAAAAGGTGTATATACAATTCTTGACGCAGATGGTGACGCTTTAAGATATGGTATTAATGGTATACCATATGCTATAAAACCTAATATAAATGAATTAAACGGACTATTTAATGTAAACTTACAAGATAGTAGAGATATTATAAAAGTTTCAAAACAACTTATTGAGTTAGGGATAAAAATTATTCTTGTTTCTAATAGCGAAAAAGGAGCATATTTAATTACAACAGCCAATGCTTACAAAATAAATACATTTAGAATTGACTGCAAAAGTTCGGTTGGAGCTGGTGATTCAATGGTTGCTACACTTGCCTATTGCTTAATTAATAACTTTAATATTTTTGAAATAGCTAAATGGGTTACTGCTGCTGGAACAATAACTGCATCAAAACCTGGGACTGAGGTTTGTTCTATTGAAGAAGTAAAAAAATCTTTAGACTTGATTAATGTCGAAGATTTGTCATGTTGGTTATAG
- the plsY gene encoding glycerol-3-phosphate 1-O-acyltransferase PlsY: MKALQILLILSVGYLIGSVLSALVIGKLTNGVDVRKYGSGNPGTTNVLRTLGVLPAISVFFLDVFKGIVAVIFAKIVMQDDIVLAQTLGAVAVICGHTWPLYFNFKGGKAAATSWGAALAIHPTIAIAVLLFAVLVVAIKRYMSLGVMSGAFFYLIIVLIFAREYWFLALFILIVILIRHRENIKRLINGTERKVGERIRFK; the protein is encoded by the coding sequence ATGAAGGCATTACAAATTTTATTAATTTTATCTGTAGGATATCTTATAGGTAGTGTTCTTTCGGCGTTAGTAATTGGTAAATTAACAAATGGTGTTGACGTTAGAAAATATGGCAGTGGTAATCCTGGTACAACTAACGTATTAAGAACTCTTGGTGTTTTACCTGCTATTTCTGTTTTCTTTTTAGATGTTTTTAAAGGTATTGTTGCTGTTATTTTTGCAAAAATTGTAATGCAAGATGATATTGTTCTTGCACAAACATTAGGAGCTGTTGCTGTTATATGTGGACACACTTGGCCTTTATATTTCAATTTTAAGGGAGGAAAAGCTGCTGCAACATCTTGGGGTGCTGCATTAGCAATTCATCCTACCATAGCAATTGCTGTTCTATTATTTGCTGTTTTAGTTGTTGCAATTAAAAGATATATGTCTTTGGGTGTTATGTCAGGAGCATTTTTTTACTTAATAATTGTACTTATATTTGCAAGAGAATACTGGTTTTTAGCGTTGTTTATTCTAATAGTTATTTTAATTCGTCACAGAGAAAATATTAAAAGATTAATTAATGGAACAGAGAGAAAAGTTGGTGAAAGGATAAGATTTAAATAA
- a CDS encoding U32 family peptidase — translation MEIKKLELLAPAGDLEKLKVAVLYGADAVYIGGKSFGLRKNAGNFSYEDMAEAVEFAHKYGKKIYITANIFAHNNDIDKLDNFLETIKELKFDGIIVSDLGIFKKAIKTGIPVHISTQANTTNYQSALFWYELGAKRVVLARELSLEEIKEIRDKTPKDLEIEAFVHGALCISYSGRCFLSNYMTYRDANLGDCAHPCRYKYYVVEEKRPNQYFPIIENETGTYIFNSKDLCMIEYIDKLVFSGIDSFKIEGRMKSSFYIATVVSNYRKAIDKFIKDPYNFAPEEEWLIEIAKCSHRSYTTNFYFGKPNQNDYKYESSQYIREYDFVGIVKDIINENFAIVEQRNRFFKGDLVEVMLPDGTYFEQTIDFIEDQDGNQIDVCPHPQQLVKIRFDKKVTQYAMLRKKSE, via the coding sequence GTGGAGATAAAAAAACTAGAATTATTAGCACCAGCAGGTGATTTAGAAAAACTAAAGGTTGCAGTTCTTTATGGAGCTGATGCTGTATATATTGGCGGGAAAAGCTTTGGGCTTAGAAAGAATGCAGGAAATTTTTCTTATGAAGATATGGCTGAAGCAGTAGAATTTGCACATAAATATGGAAAAAAGATATATATAACTGCAAATATTTTTGCCCATAACAATGATATAGATAAATTAGATAATTTTTTAGAAACAATAAAAGAATTAAAATTTGACGGAATTATTGTTTCAGATCTTGGAATATTTAAAAAAGCTATTAAAACAGGAATTCCAGTTCATATAAGCACTCAAGCAAATACCACAAATTACCAATCAGCTTTATTTTGGTATGAGCTTGGAGCAAAAAGGGTTGTTTTAGCTCGTGAATTAAGTTTAGAAGAAATTAAAGAAATAAGAGACAAAACACCTAAAGATTTAGAAATTGAGGCATTTGTTCATGGTGCTTTATGTATTTCTTACTCTGGAAGATGCTTTTTAAGTAACTACATGACATATAGAGATGCAAATTTAGGTGATTGTGCACATCCATGTAGATATAAATATTATGTTGTTGAGGAAAAAAGACCAAATCAATATTTCCCTATAATAGAAAATGAGACAGGAACTTATATATTCAATTCAAAAGATTTATGTATGATTGAATATATTGATAAGTTAGTTTTCTCAGGTATTGATAGCTTTAAGATTGAAGGAAGAATGAAAAGTAGCTTTTATATTGCAACAGTTGTGAGCAACTATAGGAAGGCCATAGATAAATTTATAAAAGATCCATATAATTTTGCTCCCGAAGAAGAGTGGCTTATTGAAATAGCTAAATGTAGCCATAGAAGTTATACGACAAACTTCTACTTTGGTAAACCTAACCAAAATGATTATAAATATGAGTCAAGCCAATATATAAGAGAATATGATTTTGTTGGTATTGTAAAGGATATTATAAATGAAAATTTTGCAATTGTTGAGCAACGAAACAGATTTTTTAAGGGTGATTTAGTTGAGGTTATGCTTCCTGATGGAACCTATTTTGAACAAACTATTGATTTCATTGAAGACCAAGATGGAAATCAAATTGATGTTTGTCCTCATCCACAACAATTAGTAAAAATAAGATTTGATAAAAAAGTAACACAATATGCAATGTTAAGAAAAAAATCTGAATAA
- the sigK gene encoding RNA polymerase sporulation sigma factor SigK: MYFIKNGASFPQPLSEEEEKKYLELMWAGDIGARNILIEKNLRLVAHIAKKYTSTFPNICEDIISVGTIGLIKAIESFSNNKKTRLSTYAAKCIDNEILMFLRQNKKFNLQVSLNDPIGIDKDGNEITLMDVIQNEDNDVDEAVDIKILLKKLSGKLKNVLKGREKKVIELRYGLCDNQEKTQIEVANILGISRSYVSRIEKKALKKLYNELQM, translated from the coding sequence ATGTATTTTATAAAAAATGGAGCAAGTTTTCCTCAGCCTTTATCAGAAGAAGAAGAAAAGAAATATTTAGAATTAATGTGGGCGGGGGATATTGGAGCAAGAAATATTTTAATTGAGAAAAATCTAAGATTAGTAGCTCATATAGCAAAAAAATATACGTCTACTTTTCCTAATATATGCGAAGATATAATTTCTGTTGGAACAATTGGACTCATAAAAGCCATTGAATCTTTTTCAAATAATAAAAAAACACGACTTTCAACATATGCTGCAAAATGCATTGATAATGAAATTTTAATGTTTTTGAGACAAAACAAGAAATTTAATTTACAGGTTTCATTAAATGACCCTATTGGAATTGATAAGGATGGTAATGAAATAACTTTGATGGATGTTATTCAAAATGAAGATAATGATGTTGATGAGGCTGTTGATATAAAAATACTTCTTAAGAAACTTTCAGGAAAACTTAAAAATGTATTAAAAGGACGAGAAAAAAAGGTTATTGAACTAAGATATGGTCTTTGTGATAATCAAGAAAAAACACAAATAGAGGTTGCAAATATACTTGGAATTTCAAGATCTTATGTATCCCGAATTGAAAAGAAGGCATTAAAAAAGCTTTATAATGAGCTTCAAATGTAA
- the der gene encoding ribosome biogenesis GTPase Der — translation MKPTVAIVGRPNVGKSTLFNRLIGERRAIVDDIPGVTRDRIIGTTEWNGITFDIIDTGGIEPYSEDIILKQMRRQAQFAIDMSDVIIFMVDGREGLNQSDKEVADMLRKSKKHVVLAVNKIDNYNMENNKYEFYELGFGDPISISSEHGSGIGDVLDLVVSLFEKEGINETEDDSIKVSIIGKPNTGKSSLVNRILGEERLIVSDIPGTTRDAIDTAIEFNSKRYTLIDTAGIRRKSKIYDEIEKYSILRTKSAIERSDICIIMIDATEEVSEQDAKVAGLALEAGKGCIIAVNKWDAVEKNYKSVEEYKTKVYEKLSFLTFAPIIFISAKTGLRINKLLEMVDYVYQNYTRRITTGQLNDVLAEATTVFQPPSDKGKQLKIYYMTQVGSNPPKIALFVNEKKLFHFSYQRYIENYIRKTYDFVGTPLFFIIREKGEKI, via the coding sequence ATGAAACCAACTGTAGCAATTGTTGGTCGCCCAAATGTTGGAAAATCAACATTATTTAATAGATTAATTGGTGAAAGAAGAGCAATAGTTGATGATATACCTGGTGTTACAAGAGATAGAATAATTGGGACAACTGAATGGAATGGAATTACTTTTGACATTATTGATACAGGTGGTATAGAGCCCTATTCTGAAGATATTATTTTAAAACAAATGAGGAGACAAGCTCAATTTGCAATCGATATGTCAGATGTAATTATTTTCATGGTTGATGGTAGAGAGGGGTTAAATCAATCTGATAAAGAAGTTGCTGATATGTTAAGAAAATCAAAAAAACATGTTGTTTTAGCTGTAAATAAAATTGATAATTATAATATGGAAAATAATAAGTATGAATTTTATGAACTTGGTTTTGGTGACCCAATATCTATTTCATCAGAACATGGTTCTGGTATTGGCGATGTTCTTGATTTAGTTGTTAGTTTATTTGAAAAAGAGGGAATAAATGAAACAGAAGATGATTCGATAAAAGTCAGCATAATTGGAAAACCAAATACAGGTAAATCCTCATTAGTAAATAGAATTCTAGGTGAAGAGAGACTCATTGTAAGTGATATTCCGGGAACAACAAGAGATGCAATTGATACAGCCATTGAATTTAATTCTAAGAGATATACCTTAATTGATACTGCCGGTATTAGAAGAAAAAGCAAAATATATGACGAAATAGAGAAATATAGCATCTTACGAACCAAATCTGCCATAGAAAGAAGTGATATTTGCATCATTATGATAGATGCAACAGAAGAAGTATCAGAACAGGACGCTAAAGTAGCAGGACTTGCATTAGAAGCTGGCAAAGGATGTATAATAGCAGTAAATAAATGGGATGCTGTTGAAAAAAATTATAAATCAGTTGAAGAATACAAAACAAAGGTATATGAAAAATTAAGTTTCTTAACTTTTGCACCAATAATATTTATTTCAGCAAAAACCGGCTTAAGAATTAATAAACTTCTTGAAATGGTTGACTATGTTTATCAAAATTACACTCGCAGGATTACAACTGGCCAATTAAATGATGTCTTGGCCGAAGCTACAACAGTATTTCAACCACCATCAGATAAAGGAAAACAACTTAAAATATATTATATGACTCAAGTGGGTAGTAATCCTCCTAAAATAGCATTATTTGTGAATGAAAAAAAATTATTTCATTTTTCGTATCAAAGGTATATAGAAAACTATATTAGAAAAACATACGATTTTGTTGGAACTCCTTTGTTTTTTATTATTAGAGAGAAAGGAGAAAAGATATGA
- a CDS encoding dihydropteroate synthase has translation MIIIGEKINSSVKTVKEAIENKNYDFLIDLAKKQEASGANYIDINSGVFIENEAEVMKTLIELIQDSVSVPLSLDSSNPDVIVEAVKVYNKSTALYNSIIFDKYVLDKAIPVIKEYNMSVIALLMENNQIPEDSSERIEIAKRLVEYLNKNGIDNSRIFLDPMVQPLSIDQRYINVSLETIKLIKQTFSDINIICGLSNVSYGLPNRKWINRSFVSLAIYFGLNSAILDPLDKTLLNLIYASEALNGTDEYCMEYILKAREGSLD, from the coding sequence ATGATAATTATTGGTGAAAAGATAAACTCATCGGTTAAAACTGTAAAAGAAGCTATTGAAAATAAAAATTATGATTTTTTAATTGATTTAGCAAAAAAGCAAGAAGCATCAGGGGCAAATTATATTGATATAAATAGTGGTGTATTTATTGAAAATGAAGCCGAAGTAATGAAAACATTGATAGAATTAATACAAGATAGTGTTAGTGTTCCACTATCTTTAGACAGCTCAAATCCTGATGTTATTGTAGAAGCTGTAAAAGTATATAATAAATCCACAGCTCTTTATAATTCGATTATTTTTGATAAATATGTTTTAGATAAAGCTATACCTGTAATTAAAGAATACAATATGTCTGTTATTGCTTTATTAATGGAAAACAACCAAATACCAGAAGACAGCTCAGAAAGAATAGAAATAGCAAAAAGACTTGTTGAATATTTGAACAAAAATGGTATAGATAATAGTAGGATATTTTTAGATCCAATGGTTCAACCACTTTCAATTGATCAAAGATATATAAATGTTTCGTTAGAGACAATTAAATTGATAAAACAAACATTTAGTGATATAAATATTATTTGTGGATTATCAAATGTATCTTATGGCTTACCAAATAGAAAGTGGATAAATAGATCCTTTGTTAGTTTAGCTATATATTTTGGTTTAAATAGTGCTATTTTAGATCCGCTTGACAAAACATTGCTTAATTTAATTTATGCTTCTGAAGCATTAAATGGTACAGATGAATATTGTATGGAATACATTTTAAAAGCAAGAGAAGGTTCACTTGATTAA
- a CDS encoding DeoR/GlpR family DNA-binding transcription regulator, with the protein MFEEERKQKIVQYVQEHLRASVQELSYLFNVSESTIRRDLKELEDAKLIKRTHGGAVSLESVNFEPTFIEKEDKFKNEKEKIAKKASEFIQKGDTILIDSGTTTLYLAKELKKVSDITVVTNSIIIAYELQTQDNIEIVIIGGTLRKNTRALVGPISEYALNMLRVDKAFIATNGIDVEEGLTTPNIIEAATKRKMIEISKETILLADHSKVGKVSFAQFADISDIDKWVTDEKVEANIISRIENKGTTIYIANY; encoded by the coding sequence ATGTTTGAAGAAGAAAGAAAACAAAAAATCGTCCAATATGTTCAAGAACATTTAAGGGCATCTGTTCAAGAGTTAAGTTATTTATTTAATGTTTCAGAATCAACTATAAGGCGTGATCTTAAAGAATTAGAAGATGCAAAACTAATTAAAAGAACACATGGTGGAGCTGTTAGTTTAGAAAGTGTAAACTTTGAGCCAACATTTATTGAAAAAGAAGATAAATTTAAAAATGAAAAGGAAAAAATAGCTAAAAAAGCTTCTGAATTTATTCAAAAAGGCGATACTATTTTAATAGATTCAGGGACAACAACATTATATCTTGCAAAAGAACTTAAAAAAGTATCTGATATAACTGTTGTAACCAACTCAATTATTATTGCTTACGAACTACAAACTCAAGATAATATAGAGATTGTAATAATTGGAGGAACTCTTAGAAAAAACACACGAGCTTTGGTCGGACCTATATCAGAATATGCATTAAATATGCTTAGAGTTGATAAAGCATTTATTGCAACAAATGGTATTGATGTTGAAGAAGGGTTGACTACACCTAACATTATTGAGGCAGCTACAAAGAGAAAAATGATTGAAATATCTAAAGAAACAATTTTGCTTGCTGACCATAGTAAAGTAGGCAAAGTTTCTTTTGCACAATTTGCTGATATCTCAGATATTGATAAATGGGTTACTGATGAAAAAGTTGAAGCTAACATAATAAGCAGAATTGAAAATAAAGGAACAACTATATATATAGCAAATTATTAG
- a CDS encoding O-methyltransferase has translation MDLSQDILNSFIRNNLYSINPLLEKMEHYSKINNVPIVAKEVSRLLYILTMLKKPERILEIGTAIGYSTLSMFYGYKNTQIITIERDFDMVIKAKEFFKKANAIDNIHVIGAEAEEALKSIDGNFDLVFIDAAKAQYIEFFNLVKDKLNDNSIIICDNVLYRGMVLGKKYLQRRMVTIAKRMDKFIKMVLEDKQFISTLLPVSDGILISIKASNVEGI, from the coding sequence ATGGATTTAAGTCAAGATATTTTAAACAGCTTTATTCGAAATAATTTATATTCCATTAACCCATTATTAGAAAAAATGGAACATTACTCAAAAATAAACAATGTTCCAATTGTTGCAAAAGAGGTTTCACGATTACTATATATTTTAACAATGTTAAAAAAACCTGAGCGTATTTTAGAAATTGGCACTGCAATTGGTTATTCAACTTTATCCATGTTTTATGGTTATAAAAATACCCAAATTATTACTATTGAACGTGATTTTGATATGGTAATAAAGGCTAAAGAGTTTTTTAAAAAGGCAAATGCAATTGATAATATCCATGTAATTGGTGCAGAAGCAGAAGAAGCACTAAAATCAATAGATGGTAATTTTGATTTGGTGTTTATTGATGCTGCAAAAGCTCAGTATATTGAATTTTTCAATTTAGTAAAAGATAAACTTAATGACAATTCAATTATTATTTGTGATAATGTTTTGTATCGTGGTATGGTTTTGGGCAAAAAATATTTACAAAGAAGAATGGTAACCATTGCTAAAAGAATGGACAAATTTATCAAAATGGTATTAGAAGATAAGCAATTTATATCTACTTTATTACCAGTTAGCGATGGCATATTAATTTCAATAAAGGCAAGTAATGTGGAGGGAATTTAA
- a CDS encoding class I SAM-dependent methyltransferase, translated as MLNKYNKLAKYYYEYTSIFNNNKLMYKIINKTLQQINNKKLKILDVGCGTGEVTQKIFKRGFHKITGIDKSFSMIEIARKRNRKIKFIRIDFFKFSTRKKFDVIIVTTDVINHINKQKINDFFKKCYRLLKYNGIIIFDINLYQYLKNISNKRFIKKINNSTIVWDTKRFGNILYIYLLFKTNKNSFLEKYKQYMYSEAYIEKILKYNKFYILSKKYDYKYIINKRSKAFYILAKNNI; from the coding sequence ATGCTGAACAAATACAATAAATTAGCAAAATATTATTATGAATATACCTCTATTTTTAACAATAATAAACTAATGTACAAAATAATTAATAAAACACTTCAACAAATAAATAATAAAAAATTAAAAATATTAGATGTCGGATGTGGGACAGGGGAAGTAACACAAAAAATATTTAAAAGAGGATTTCATAAAATTACTGGTATTGATAAATCGTTCAGTATGATAGAAATTGCCAGAAAAAGAAATAGAAAAATTAAATTTATAAGAATAGATTTTTTTAAATTTAGCACTCGAAAAAAGTTTGATGTAATAATAGTAACAACTGACGTTATTAATCATATTAATAAACAGAAAATAAATGATTTTTTTAAAAAGTGTTATAGATTATTAAAATACAATGGTATTATTATCTTTGATATAAACCTATACCAATACTTAAAAAATATTTCTAATAAAAGATTTATTAAAAAAATAAATAACTCTACAATAGTATGGGATACTAAAAGATTTGGGAATATACTTTATATTTATCTGTTATTTAAAACTAATAAAAATAGTTTTTTAGAAAAGTATAAACAATATATGTATTCTGAAGCTTACATAGAAAAAATTTTAAAATATAATAAATTTTATATATTATCAAAAAAATATGATTATAAATATATAATTAATAAGCGTTCAAAAGCATTTTATATTTTAGCTAAAAATAATATATAA